The sequence TTCTGTTAGTTTGCTATCATTATAGTCGTGGAACAATGCGGCTAATTCTATCGTGAATTTGTCTCCGCCTTCTACAGCCTGGATTTGTTTGCTTAAATGCCAGACTCGTTTAATATGTTCCCAGTCGTGTCCTGTAGTTTCCTTTTCGAAATGAGATTGCATCCATTTTTGCGCGGCTCTTATTATTTCTTCTTGATTCATTAGTATTTGCTCCTTTTTTAGATTATTTTCATGTACAATAGTAGAAAATGGAAATGGGGTATTCGATGTTTGCTTTTGAAAATGTTTATTTCAAGCGAGATAATAAAACGATTTTGTCGGATATTAATTGGGTGGTTAAAGAAAAAGAAAATTGGGCGATACTCGGGCTCAATGGTTCTGGAAAAACCACTTTACTACAACTTTTAAATGGGTATCTTTGGCCTAGTAGTGGTAAACTTCAAGTGCTTGGGCAGGTTTTCGGTCAGACTTCTTTGCCGGAATTGCGTAAATCGATTGGTTGGGTTAGTAATGCGCTTGACCATCAGTTGAAAGACTATGAGTTAAGTGAGCAAATCGTTCTTAGTGGGAAGTTTGCAAGTATTGGTATTTATGCGAAAGTCACGGCAGACGAAATGGCTTTAGCGAAAAAATTGCTTATTGATTGTGGTGGCATATCGCTCATTGGGAAACCATATAAAATTTTATCTCAAGGCGAGCGCCAAATCGTATTGATTGCTCGTGCTTTAATGGCGAGTCCTAAGTTGCTTATTTTAGATGAACCTTGTAATGGGCTTGATCTATTTGCAAAGGAGCGCTTATTAGAAAGAATTAAGAAGATTGCGGAACTGCCGGAATCCCCAACGATGCTTTTTGTTACTCACCATACGGAAGAAATCCTTCCCTGTTTCGATAATATCATTTTACTGCGTGACGGGGAAATAACTCATCACGGAAAAACAGAAAATCTTTTGTCGGAGGAAGTTCTCCAAGATTTTTATCAAAAGCCAGTAGAATTAATTCGGATAAAAGACGGCTCCATTGCAGTCTATCCGAAGTAAATGGTATAGTTAGCATACGAAAAATGCGTATGTAGAGGGGCGAAATGTTTTGTATGAAACGATGATTGCAAAAGCAGGTGTACGTGAGCTTCTCGGGATGGATACTAGTCTGATTTATGGTTCATTTACTTATCAAATGGAAGGTGAATGGATGGATTTAACCGGACTTTGGATTTCGAATGCAGATGCACTGATTTTTTATTTAGAAAATGAAGATGTCTATTTACTGAAGAAATTTGCTTATGAAACAATAGAAAAATTAGAACAAAAGGTAAGTATCCTTTCCATGACAAAAAAATTGATTTTACATCTTAATAATAAAGAAAGCTATACATTACTTGTTGCAAATGGTGAAGCAAAGGTGTTTGCTGCTAGAGTAAATGAGCGCATAGAAAAAGTGAGCCTAGGTTGAACTAGGCTCACTTTTTTATTATTCTTTTTCTTCAAATAAACGAGCCACTTCAATGATTACTTCTGTTGCTTTAACCATACTTTCTAATGCAACATATTCAAATTTACCGTGGAAGTTCTCTCCTCCACCAAAAATATTCGGTGTTGGTAATCCTTTGTAGGAAAGTTGAGCGCCGTCTGTTCCACCGCGAATGGGGCTGATTTTTGGTTCAATGTCTAGGTTTCTCATCGCCGCGCTGACGATATCCACAATTTCTTTTACTGGTTCGATTTTTTCGCGCATATTGTAATATTGATCGTTCAGTTTTAATTCTACCGATCCTTCGCCATATTTTTCTTCTAACTCTTTAGCGATAGTAGCAATATGTGTTTTTCTTTCCACAAATTTCAAATGATCGAAGTCGCGGATAATATAGTAGGCTTTTGCTTGCTCTACATCACCGTTCAAAGAGATTAAATGATAAAAGCCTTCGTAACCTTCTGTGTACTCTGGCGCTTCGTCTTTTGGAATATGTGCATTGAATTCCATTGCCATTTTGACAGCATTAACCATTTTGTTTTTTGCTGTACCAGGGTGAACACTATTCCCATTAAAAGTGATTTTGGCACCTGCAGCATTAAAACTTTCATATTCTAATTCTCCAAGTGGGCCGCCGTCCATTGTATAAGCATATTTTGCGCCAAATGCTTCTACATCAAAACGTTCTGGTCCTCTGCCAATTTCTTCATCTGGCGTGAAAGCAACACGAATTTTGCCGTGTTTGATTTCTGGGTGATTAATTAGATAGTTCATCGCTACCATAATTTCGGTGATACCGGCTTTATCATCTGCGCCAAGTAGAGTTGTTCCATCTGTTGTAATCAGTGTTTTCCCTTTATAATCAGCTAGCTCTGGAAATTGTTTTGGCGAAAGTACCACGTTTAAGTCTTTGTTTAGAACGATATCTTTACCATCATAATTTTCGTGTACTTGTGGTTGGACATTTTTGCCCGTTAAGTCCGTTGCTGTATCTAAATGAGCTAAAAATCCGATTACCGGAACTTCTTTCGTCGTATTAGAAGGAAGTGTTGCCATGACATAACCAAATTCGTCGACTGTTACTTCTTGCATGCCGATTTCTTTTAGTTCTGTAACGAGAATGTTTGCCAATTCCATTTGACCTGGCGTCGTTGGACAAACCGTACTTTCCTCATTCGACTGTGTATCTACTTTTACATATTTCGTAAATCGTTTTAATAGTTCTTCTTTCATTTCTATCACTCCCTTAGATTGATTCTTTTTCATTATAAACTTGATTTTCGAAAAATTCTATTCCTGACTGTCGAGTAGTGCTTGTAATAGAAGAGTTGTTCGCCAATTGCGTGTTGTTGTTGGGGTCTTTTTGTATTCGCCAAGGAAAATTGGTAATTTTAAGGTGTGGATTTGGTTGGAGAAAATGTGGATATAAAGAACGCGGCCAATGGCGATTACTTCGGCTTGTTCGTTTTTTTGTCTCGCAATATCGATATTTTCATTATAGAAAGCGGCCATCCAGCGTTCTTCCTCGCCAATTGTTTCTGGTGGAAATGGATTGTTTGCGATGATTTGTTTATAATTTTGTTCCGAAAATGCGAATACATCCATATTTAAATCGAACGTTGTTTTCATTACCTCAGTTATTTTTGCCGCTACTTCTGGTTCCGTTTGTAACATGGAGCTTAGAACGAGATTGCCACTTTGGATATAGGTAACGACATTTTGAAAACCGACTTCTTGTAAAGCAGCTTGTAGATTTTTCATATTTACTTTATTCTTTCCAGCTACATTTACTGCTCTTAATAACACTACATAATTCCTCATCTATTTCCTCCCAATCATTTAACTACATTATAGCATGTCACTTACGTTATAATAAGGCTATTAGCGATGGGAGGTTTTTTAGGTGAAATTAATTTCTTGGAATGTAAACGGGCTTCGAGCAGCCGTAAAAAAAGGCTTTTTGGAATATTTTGAAGAAGTAGATGCGGATATTTTTTGTTTGCAGGAAACTAAATTACAAGAAGGTCAAATTGAACTTGATTTGCCAGCGTACAAAGATTATTGGAACTACGCGGTGAAAAAAGGTTATTCAGGTACTGCGATATTTACTAAAGTCGAGCCATTATCTGTTCAATATGGTTTAGGAGTGCCCGAGCACGATACAGAAGGCCGCGTCATCACGCTGGAATTTGAGGAATTCTTTATGGTGACGGTTTATACGCCGAATTCACAAGCTGAATTAAAACGATTAGATTATCGGATGACGTTTGAGGATGCAATTTTGGAATATGTAAAAAACTTGGATAAAACAAAACCGGTTGTCCTTTGCGGTGATTTGAATGTTGCGCATGAGGAAATCGATTTAAAAAATCCGAAGACTAACCGTAAAAACGCCGGATTCTCGGATGAGGAACGCGCGAAATTTTCTGCATTTTTAGATGCTGGATTTATTGATAGTTTCCGTTATTTTTATCCAGATTTGACCGATGCTTATTCTTGGTGGTCCTACCGAATGAATGCACGTGCTAGGAATACTGGTTGGCGGATAGATTATTTTGTTGTTTCGGAACGTTTGAAAGATAAATTAGTGGATGCTAAAATTCATGCGGATGTGCTTGGTTCAGATCATTGTCCTGTCGAGCTAGAACTTAATTTGTAACATAAAAAAATCCTCACTCCAAAGAGTGAGGATTTTTGAATTATTTAGCTAATGCTTTTTTTGCTGAATCAGCAAGTGTGTTAAATGATGCGATATCATTAACTGCTAAGTCTGCAAGCATTTTACGGTTAATATCAATACCAGCTAATTTTAAGCCGTGCATTAATTTGCTGTAAGAAAGATCTTGCATACGAGCTGCCGCATTGATACGTGCGATCCATAATCTACGGAAATCACGTTTCTTTTGACGACGATCTCTATAAGCATATTGGTAAGATTTCATTACCGCTTGGTTAGCTACTTTGAATAATAAATGTTTAGAGCCGTAATACCCTTTGGCTAATTTAACTATCTTTTTACGACGTTTGCGTGTTACTGTTCCGCCTTTTACGCGTGGCATATTGTCTACCTCCTAGAATTTACAAAAATGTTGTTTCTCTTATTTCATTTTAGCGACCATTTGACGAATACGTTTGAAGTCGCCAGCTGATACCATTGCTGATTTACGCAATTTACGTTTTTGTTTTTGGGATTTGTTAGCGAACATATGGCTAGTGAAGCCGTGTCTGCGTTTTAATTTTCCAGATCCTGTTCTCTTGAAACGTTTAGCGGAACCGCGGTGGGTTTTCATTTTTGGCATGAATTTTTCCTCCTCAAAACTTTACTTTTCATGAAGTGGTGCTAGGACTAAGAACATGGAACGTCCGTCCATTTTTGGTCTTTGCTCAATTGTACAAAGGTCTTCGCACGATTTTGCAAAACGGTCAAGCACCTTCTGACCGATTTCTTTGTGTGTAATGGCACGGCCTTTAAAACGGATAGAGCATTTTACTTTATCGCCTTTTTCAAGGAATTTACGTGCATTACGTAGCTTCGTATCGAAGTCATGTTCGTCAATCGTTGGACTTAAACGAACTTCTTTCATCACGATGACTTTTTGGTTCTTACGGGCTTCTTTATCTTTCTTCTGTTGTTCAAAACGGAATTTACCGTAGTCCATGATACGAGCTACTGGCGGTTTCGCTGTTGGAGCAACAAGCACTAGATCAAGATTAGCCTTTTCAGCAATTTGAAGCGCATCGATTTTACTCTTCACGCCTAATTGTTCACCGTCTTGGTCGATCAATCTTACTTCACGTGCACGAATCCCATCGTTTACCAACATGTCTTTGCTAATGGTGAGCCACCTCCACTTAATTTTGTTACAACAAGATAGAAAATAGCTGTTCAAATCTGCGGCCTGCTAACTCATTCGTTCGAAGGCCATAAAAAAACGGGCTGCTTTTCAGCAATCCCGCACATTCAAAATCGCGTAAGTTACGCGACGAAAGTTTGAATTTTTTGCCTGAAAACGTTCGTGTTAACGAGGCGAGAAGCGGGTTGCTTCTTCTTTCTTGTTTAATAACCTTACTTACTATATCATATGGGGTTTTTAGTGTCAAGGTGAATTGTAAATAAAATAGTTTCTTCACCTCTTAGCAACCTTATATGGTTAAACGTTCTTTTTGTCAAGACTTACATATTAAAAAAGCTCTCGTGACTGCACGAGAGCTCAAAGTATACAGTGTGCATATCCATTCAATACATCAAACATGTATGCACAAGTCCTAATTCTGGATAGGTTGTGTAACTGTTCCATCAAATATAGCCTCAGTGCCTCCAACGTTTATATATTCGCTAAACTTATAGCTTACTTCATCTGTATAAACTGGCAATTCCCAAAGGACACAACCGTCTACATAATTCCCACCATTACTGATATAATATGGAGATATCCATCTTCCATCTGGGTCTTTGACAGTGTTTGTTATATACAATTCTGGTTGGTATCTTACTGGTTCGTTCACACATTTCTGACCAGTTAAATCTATCCAGTTAACTTTCTTCAATCTAGTTAGTCCACCTGTATTTGTTATTTCATTACCATGCAAATCTAATACCTCTAGTTTAGATAAAAAGCCAAGCATCACAATACTTCTTAATTTATTATTACGAAGAGATAAGATTTCTAGATTTTTTAAATGAACAAGCGAGTCAGTATCTCTAAGTTCGTTGTTATCTACAAACAAGCGTGATAAACAAGCACTTGGAATTCCGTTTAAATTTTTCAGCTTATTTCTATTCACAGATAGCTCTTCTAACTTAGTTAAATCCTTCAAAGGACCAAGGTCACTTATTTGATTGTGGGATAGATGGAGTTCTTTTAAATTAGTGAAAAATTGCATTCCTGCAAGAGATCGAATATTGCTATTATCTCCATTGAAATTTTGTACTCCAGATAGTTCCTTCTGTGATACAAGGTCTGTAACACTTTGTTTTCCTAAATTTTGTTTCACTGCATTCGCTAGGCCGGGATCTGGAAAAATTTGGTTAATAGGGGTTGGTCGTTGAATACTCTCAGCTTGTACTTTTGTTCCGAAGCCCGTATTAATGTACAGACCCACAATTAACACTAGCATTGCTATTACTGCATTTTGTAACCAATTATTTTTTTTCAACATTCTCCACTCCTTAAAAATAAATTTAGAAACACAAAAGAGGATTTTCATATACTTCCTATTTAACAAACGCTGTTAACCTTTTTTATGTCCTTTTGTATACTTATATGTTAGCAAAAATAAAAGATGTTTAAATTAACAAGCGTTAAAAATGATCGAAAATCAGTAAATTTTTCAAAACATGTTCTACATTCCTTGCTGCAGGCTATTCCAAGTTCTCTCACATGGTTTTATTAGTCGTTTTTTCACATAAAAAAGCCTCGTTTGACAAGGCTTTTTTCCTTTTTAGTTACAATTCCCCTCAATAAGTATAAGAAGTAAACCATTGCCGCAACAATGGCTAATCTTGAAACTACATATATAAAACAAAAAATC comes from Listeria monocytogenes and encodes:
- a CDS encoding ABC transporter ATP-binding protein, which codes for MFAFENVYFKRDNKTILSDINWVVKEKENWAILGLNGSGKTTLLQLLNGYLWPSSGKLQVLGQVFGQTSLPELRKSIGWVSNALDHQLKDYELSEQIVLSGKFASIGIYAKVTADEMALAKKLLIDCGGISLIGKPYKILSQGERQIVLIARALMASPKLLILDEPCNGLDLFAKERLLERIKKIAELPESPTMLFVTHHTEEILPCFDNIILLRDGEITHHGKTENLLSEEVLQDFYQKPVELIRIKDGSIAVYPK
- the pepT gene encoding peptidase T, producing MKEELLKRFTKYVKVDTQSNEESTVCPTTPGQMELANILVTELKEIGMQEVTVDEFGYVMATLPSNTTKEVPVIGFLAHLDTATDLTGKNVQPQVHENYDGKDIVLNKDLNVVLSPKQFPELADYKGKTLITTDGTTLLGADDKAGITEIMVAMNYLINHPEIKHGKIRVAFTPDEEIGRGPERFDVEAFGAKYAYTMDGGPLGELEYESFNAAGAKITFNGNSVHPGTAKNKMVNAVKMAMEFNAHIPKDEAPEYTEGYEGFYHLISLNGDVEQAKAYYIIRDFDHLKFVERKTHIATIAKELEEKYGEGSVELKLNDQYYNMREKIEPVKEIVDIVSAAMRNLDIEPKISPIRGGTDGAQLSYKGLPTPNIFGGGENFHGKFEYVALESMVKATEVIIEVARLFEEKE
- a CDS encoding DUF1697 domain-containing protein — encoded protein: MRNYVVLLRAVNVAGKNKVNMKNLQAALQEVGFQNVVTYIQSGNLVLSSMLQTEPEVAAKITEVMKTTFDLNMDVFAFSEQNYKQIIANNPFPPETIGEEERWMAAFYNENIDIARQKNEQAEVIAIGRVLYIHIFSNQIHTLKLPIFLGEYKKTPTTTRNWRTTLLLQALLDSQE
- a CDS encoding exodeoxyribonuclease III, translated to MKLISWNVNGLRAAVKKGFLEYFEEVDADIFCLQETKLQEGQIELDLPAYKDYWNYAVKKGYSGTAIFTKVEPLSVQYGLGVPEHDTEGRVITLEFEEFFMVTVYTPNSQAELKRLDYRMTFEDAILEYVKNLDKTKPVVLCGDLNVAHEEIDLKNPKTNRKNAGFSDEERAKFSAFLDAGFIDSFRYFYPDLTDAYSWWSYRMNARARNTGWRIDYFVVSERLKDKLVDAKIHADVLGSDHCPVELELNL
- the rplT gene encoding 50S ribosomal protein L20; translation: MPRVKGGTVTRKRRKKIVKLAKGYYGSKHLLFKVANQAVMKSYQYAYRDRRQKKRDFRRLWIARINAAARMQDLSYSKLMHGLKLAGIDINRKMLADLAVNDIASFNTLADSAKKALAK
- the rpmI gene encoding 50S ribosomal protein L35 — encoded protein: MPKMKTHRGSAKRFKRTGSGKLKRRHGFTSHMFANKSQKQKRKLRKSAMVSAGDFKRIRQMVAKMK
- the infC gene encoding translation initiation factor IF-3, whose product is MSKDMLVNDGIRAREVRLIDQDGEQLGVKSKIDALQIAEKANLDLVLVAPTAKPPVARIMDYGKFRFEQQKKDKEARKNQKVIVMKEVRLSPTIDEHDFDTKLRNARKFLEKGDKVKCSIRFKGRAITHKEIGQKVLDRFAKSCEDLCTIEQRPKMDGRSMFLVLAPLHEK
- the inlC gene encoding class 3 internalin InlC, giving the protein MKKNNWLQNAVIAMLVLIVGLYINTGFGTKVQAESIQRPTPINQIFPDPGLANAVKQNLGKQSVTDLVSQKELSGVQNFNGDNSNIRSLAGMQFFTNLKELHLSHNQISDLGPLKDLTKLEELSVNRNKLKNLNGIPSACLSRLFVDNNELRDTDSLVHLKNLEILSLRNNKLRSIVMLGFLSKLEVLDLHGNEITNTGGLTRLKKVNWIDLTGQKCVNEPVRYQPELYITNTVKDPDGRWISPYYISNGGNYVDGCVLWELPVYTDEVSYKFSEYINVGGTEAIFDGTVTQPIQN